The following is a genomic window from Pseudothermotoga thermarum DSM 5069.
CTTCAACGCACCTGGATTTGTAAGGTTGTCCTTTGCCACAAGCGAAGAAGTTTTGAAAGAGGGAATAAAAAGAATAGCCGAATTCATTGCAAAGAGGTGAAGCGATAAGTGATTAAAGAGTTTTTGAAAAAACATTGGTACAAATATGTCCTTGGAATCACCTGTTTGGTGGTTGTTGATCTTCTTCAACTTTACGTGCCAAGGTACGTTAGCAAGGTTGTTGATCATCTTCGATATGAAAAGCCCGATTTAAATTACGTTTCAATAATCATTTGGTCAGTCATAGGCATAGCTTTTGGAATGGCAATAGTTAGATTCTTCTGGCGTTATTTCATAATTGGGGCTTCTAGAAAATTTGAATATCTTGCGCGCAACATACTTTTTGACAAACTCCTTTCACTCTCCATGAGCTACTTCGATGTCAACAGAAGCGGTGATCTGATGGCAAAATTCACAAACGATTTGCAAGCAGTTAGAATGGCTCTGGCACAGGGTGTGGTTCTTTCGGTCGACGCAACATTCATGGCGATAATGACGGTTATTTTCATGGGAAGCTTTGTAAACTGGCGCTTGACATGGATTGCCATAGCACCCATGCCAGGAGTTGCGCTTGTGGCGCTCTTATTTGGTCGATTGATCCACAAAAAGTTCATGAAGGCACAGCAAGAATACTCAGCGCTCAGCGAAATCACCGAAGAAACTGTTTCCGGTGTTCGAATCATCAAAAGTTTTGCGGCAAACGATTTAATGCACCGGTTATTCAACGAAAGATCCATGAGAAATTACAAAACCAACATGTCTCTTGCAAAAGTTTCCTCGCTTTTCTTTCCACTGATGACCTTCTTTGCGTCACTATCATATGTGTTAGCGTTGCGGTTTGGAGGGGCAATGGTTATTCGCGAGCAAGTTTCGCTCGGAGAATTCGTGGCTTTCAATTCCTACCTTGGAATGCTAACCTGGCCCATGATGGCTTTTGGATTTGTTTTGAACGTGATTCAACGTGGAAGGGCATCTTACAAACGAATCATGGAAATAATGAAAGAAAAGCCACATGTTGTTGAACCTGATAATCCTATAAAAATCGAAAGTATTGAGAAGGTAGAGTTTCGCAACTTAACTTACAGATATCCAGGTTCTACAAGGGATGTTTTAAAAAACGTTAGTTTTTCCTTCACCAAGGGGAACATGGTTGGGATAGTTGGAACAGTTGGGAGTGGAAAATCAACCATAGTGAAACTTCTAGCAAAGCTTTATCCAGTTGAAAGAGGAAAAATTTTCATAAACGATGTTGATATCAACGACATTTCTTCGCAGAATATCCGAAACTTGATTGCCTTCGTTCCTTCAGAAGCTTTTCTTTTCTCCGATGAGATCCAGAAAAACATTGCTTTCGCACAGGATACGATCGATTTTGAGAAGGTGGTAAATTACGCAAAACTTGCTGCTGTCCATGAAGATATCGAGAAATTCCCACAGGGTTACAAAACGATCGTTGGAGAAAGAGGTGTGACACTCTCTGGTGGTCAAAAACAGCGTGTTACGATAGCACGTGCCTTGTACAGGGAAAAGGACGTTTTGATCTTTGACGATTGTCTTTCCGCAGTCGATCCTGAAACGGAAGAGAGAATTATTTCCACGTTGAGGGAGAAATATCGAGATAAAACGATGATAATCATAACACACAGGCTTAAGGTTTTAAAGGACGCTGACTTGATAATCGTCCTAGATGATGGAAAGATCGTGGAGATGGGAAATCACGAAAAATTGATGCAACAGGAAGGTTTGTACTACAAAATGTTCAAAAAACAACTCATAGAAGGAGAATTGAGAAAGTGAGATATTTTGCACTTGCGATAATCTTCATAGCTTTTACTGTATTCGCAACGGTTGAATACCGCTTTGA
Proteins encoded in this region:
- a CDS encoding ABC transporter ATP-binding protein, whose product is MIKEFLKKHWYKYVLGITCLVVVDLLQLYVPRYVSKVVDHLRYEKPDLNYVSIIIWSVIGIAFGMAIVRFFWRYFIIGASRKFEYLARNILFDKLLSLSMSYFDVNRSGDLMAKFTNDLQAVRMALAQGVVLSVDATFMAIMTVIFMGSFVNWRLTWIAIAPMPGVALVALLFGRLIHKKFMKAQQEYSALSEITEETVSGVRIIKSFAANDLMHRLFNERSMRNYKTNMSLAKVSSLFFPLMTFFASLSYVLALRFGGAMVIREQVSLGEFVAFNSYLGMLTWPMMAFGFVLNVIQRGRASYKRIMEIMKEKPHVVEPDNPIKIESIEKVEFRNLTYRYPGSTRDVLKNVSFSFTKGNMVGIVGTVGSGKSTIVKLLAKLYPVERGKIFINDVDINDISSQNIRNLIAFVPSEAFLFSDEIQKNIAFAQDTIDFEKVVNYAKLAAVHEDIEKFPQGYKTIVGERGVTLSGGQKQRVTIARALYREKDVLIFDDCLSAVDPETEERIISTLREKYRDKTMIIITHRLKVLKDADLIIVLDDGKIVEMGNHEKLMQQEGLYYKMFKKQLIEGELRK